Below is a genomic region from Parus major isolate Abel chromosome 19, Parus_major1.1, whole genome shotgun sequence.
CACACTCAgaggggtttgggttggaaaggaccttaaagctcctATCATTCCACCCCCTTgcacaccttccactagcccaggttgctccaagccttgtccaacTGGCCTGGAAtacttgcagggatggggcagccacagcttctctgggaaccctgttccagggcctccccaccctcacagcagaGTGACTGACTGTCAGCGTGTCTGACTGAAAGCTCTGGCTGGGAGACGCTTCAGGGTCTCCACCAGCACATCCACGTGCCCTGAGGGATGCCATGACTGTGGCAGGACCGGGCATGGTGTTCCCTTAGTGCTTAGCCTGGGAGGAGAATGTGAGGAAACAgctcctgggagaggagaggggaggagaggcagTGCAGGTGccacctcagcagcaggagctttgGCCCTGGGTGCCACACTTACATCTGCATCCTCGTGCTTGTTGACACCGTGGAAGTAGAAGGGCCTGCCATTGATGAGGAACTGGGTGCTGGTGACGTGCACGGTGCGGATGCCGACCGGGAGCGTGTACACGTCCTCCAGCAGCGCCTCGCCCACCTGGGCCTGCATCTTCACCTGCACGGCCAGGGAGGAATGGGAGGGATCCTCAGGGGGATGCCCAGAGCTCCCTCCCCATCTGTGAGGGAGATTTTGGCCCCAcatcctttcccagccctgcctcagcacacagccagttcctcactgctgctgctcggGGGGAGCCAGGTCTGACTGAACACAAAATAGAAATGCAAGGTGTGGAGGCTGAAGGATGAATAATGAGCCCCTGGATGACCCTTCTGGCACCTGCTCATTTCAAACACTTCAGTGTCTTTTCCCCATAGCATCCCCCAGGCCATTTCTGTGCCCTGGACAGAAAATGCAATCATTCTGACTGACACATCACCTGCTGGGGACTCAGAGCAGCTCACCCTCCCCAGTTTCTGCACATGAACATCACTACTGACCCATAACTCCCTCAGAAGCTCCCAGGCTCGAGCTAGTGAACTCATCTCCTTGGAGGGGATGGACTGGACCCTCAGTGTGAAGGGCCAGCACCTCAGAGCAAACTGCAGGAATGCTCTTCTCTCTGGCAGACCCTTCAGGAGCTGCCAAAGCTCGATTTGATTGCTGCCTAATTAGCAGAGTCACTCTGGTCACACACACAGGGCCCATGAGAGGAGAGGACAGGCCCTATGGCAGTGCCTTAGCCCTatgaaacacacacagagaggaggaaatgcCACTTTACCTCCAAGGAGTACAGGTATCCAGGGTTCTCGTGCATCAGGTAAGGCCACCAGAGGTTTGGGTTGAGGACTTTGAGCTCTCCCACTGGGCCATCAGCTGTAGCAACCACCTTCCCCTCTTGGTCACGTAAACTCAGGGACAGGGAACTGGCTGTGCTGCCAACCACTGCCACCTGATACTGCACCATGGCTGGCTCAGGAAACAAAAGACAATCAGAGACTGCAAGAGGACAGCTCAGCCTCAGGAAAAAGCCACCAGCAAACAAATTCAATCAGACTCATGCAGGatattttccctgctgttcttGTCACCTCCATTTGGAGTCTGAGGGAGCTGTAGTTGCTCAGGACCTACCAACACTGTCTGATGAGGTGGTTGTCACAGTGATGTCATCGATGTAGGCAGCAGGAGTGGTGTACAGCACAACTGGGCGGTGGATTCCAGCATAATTAAAGAAATCGAACCTGGTGTTCTGCACAAAATAATTCCTGGGGTACCTGAGTGAGCAAGACAGGAAAACTGGCTGTATAACACTGCTGAAGGCAGCATGTGGATGCTGACAGTGTAAAATAATGGTGTAAAACATCTTTATGACAGGCTGCATCcgtctttctgctgctgcactgaaGGATTTTGCAGTTAACAAAGAAGTTAACAAAGAGCTTGATCCTTCAGGAGAGCTGGTACTTGCAGCTTCCAGCTGAATGTGAGCTTCTCAAACCTGCCCTTGATTCAGCTTGACAAATCAGCCAACCTGAGCTCCCTGTGCACACAACAGATGCAATAACTCACTGCTGATTCCCCACACCACCACAGCTTAAACTCCTCGCTGCTCTACCAACAGAACTCACCACAAAGACAACCCCATGGAGGGATTTATGAACCAGCAGTTGAATAAACCAACCCTCTCCCACACCCCTGGGATGAGCCCAGCAGTAAAACAGCCCAGGAACTCACCTTGATTTGTCAGTCATGTACTGGATGGAGCCTGGGGGCAGCGTGTGGGGGGTCAGGGTGTTGTTGAGGGCGACGGTGATGCGGCACAGGGTGTCTGGGCTGCCCTGCACCACGCTGCTGATGTCAGCCTCAAAGGGCAGGTGCCCCCCTTCGTGTTCCACCACCTGCACCCCGTTCACCCACTGCAAGGAAAGACCCCCAAAAAATGGGTTATTGGGAttctgcagtgagcagagcaCGGAGGAGGGAAGCTCAGTTACAAGGAACACCTGAGCTCTTGATCCTCAAAGGATCTTTGAGGGAACAATCTTGGTCTTTGAGGGATCTCCCTTTGCCAGGAGCTAGGTCTGGGTGACAGCAAGTGTCACTGAGGGACACAGTTTGGGGCAGAGCCATTAACCAGGAAATGTTTAGTTACCAATCCCAAAACTGCAGGATCAGAGAAGATAAATTACAATTCATTCTTACTGGGGGAAAACAGGCACGAGCTCAGAAGGGGATGCAAGATCGAGGCAGGGACGCATTTGCTGAACAAACCATAAATCTGACTTCAGTCCAGGCTAATTTAGGAAGCCCAGGGCCACACGTACCACGATGGAGTAGTAATGGGCACTCCCGAAGCGCAGCACCACCCTGGGGGCGGGATCGCCCTGCAGCCAGCGCAGGGGGAGCAGCACCTCCTTCTCGTACCACACCCAGCCGATGTAATTCTCCAGGCTGGGGTCCTGAGTGATGTCGTTGAAGCTGGCAGGCACTGGCATGTCAATCACGGGGCCAGTCTGGCAGGAATTGCATGGAAAAATAAGGAACAGAGTTTAAAAAGAGGAGTTTTACTACTGGAGGTGTCCCCTTCCACTGACAGCCCTACAATGCCTTTGCCAAGGGAAAATCCTTgggaaaagctgtttaaaaactgCTGAGATCTCTCATGGCTCCTACACAAGCCCTAATTAGCACCAGGCACAGGAACCTGCCTGTTCCTACaggaagcagctgctcctttcttttcccctcctgctgtgcaatgaaatgttttcattaatggCTCTGGCATCACGGAATCAGAGAAGTGAGGGGGGAAAATCCCAAGCCCAGGTTGTtgtttcagtgggaattttctcctgcacagctccaaGAGCAACGTGGAGGTTGTGGTGCTATTTGTCAGCTAAGAGCTGTAGTAAAAgggtaataaaataatagatatTTTGGGCAGTAATAGatattttgggatattttcctCCCCATGGAGACTGGGACGAGTTCAGCCTTTCTCACTGTATGAAAGCAACAGAGATTCCTTAGGATTACAACAGAATCCATTCAGTTGCTTATTCCAATATGAAGATTAGAGGGAGGCAGTGTCACAGGACATTGAATATTGAGGAATCCAGATGCTGTTGCCAAACAGAGCTGTTCGTTTTCAGCACTTTCTGCACTCAGGATGTTGCACAAAGGAGacctgcagcttctcctttcCTGAGGAAGCTTCAGGAAATGGAATGAGGAAGGTCTGAGCACTCAGGGTGGGCATCATGTGCAGGGCTGACTCAGCACTGGCTCTCCTCATCAGAAAATCCTAGTGGGAAAATCCTTGGATGGGGAGGAGGATTTTCTAGTATCTGATGTAGGAAAACTCTTGCCTGTGCTGGCCAAAACCTGTGTACTCCTTCAGGGTGATTCTCTGAGGTCTAAAACAGGTTGAGTGCACCCATCTAAGGATCCCTTGGAGAGGGCATATTTCAGGATTCCTCTCCTCTGGCAAAAGTTCCAGCAGCACATTGCCCTTCAGCTCTTCTCTCCTTCCACAATCCAGCACCAAAATCTGCCAAAAGGCTAAGAATAGAAATAATGAACGACTTATCCATTTTATGCATAAAACCCATTAATCTTTTCTGCCAGGTAACATAGTTAATTTCCAAGCAGATCCCAGCCACACCAAAACTTGTCTACCAGCACTCTGAAACTTTGGAATAAGCAATTCCCGGTGCCCATTTTTGCCggttctgtgctgctggaagctcaGCGCCGTGCACGGGACAGCTGAGGGTGAACGGGCTCCGTTCTATCGGTGTTTGCCTTCGGAGCAGCACCGGGGCATCATCAGGGCCGGCTAATTAGGAACCGCCTCGAGAGAAACCCGGGGAGGAAggcaaggaaagaggaagggagagagagaggaagaaagaagcgGAGCCCCCGGTTGGGAGGGAAAGGAGCGCAGCCCGTCCGTGCCCGCCGCTCCCCGGTACCTGCCGGAGCGGCCGCCGGTACCAGCGCTGCGCGAAGCCGGCGTCCCTGCCCGGAGACAGATCGGCGCGGAAGCTCCAGAGGCCGCCGAGCTCCCTGCGCTCGCGGGAGGGGGTGTCCCGGGGCTGCAGCATCCCGGCGGGACCGGCCGCCAGCCCCgggaggaacagcagcagcaccggcagcagcagcgggcATGGCCCGGCACCGCCGCCGCCTGAGGCCGCCTGCGCCATCTTGGATGTGGGCGGGGCCCGCCGGGGAGGGGCGGGGGCGGTGAGGGAGAGGGGCGGGGCCTGGGAGAGAGATGGGCGGGGCTGGGTGAGGGGCGGGGCCAGAGCCCGATCCCGATCGCGATCCCAATCCCGATCCCGATCCTGATCCTGGCCACGATTCCTGTCACTGTCCTGATCCTGTCACTGTCCCGATCCCGAtccctgtcactgtccccatcccgttcccgatcccgatcccgtTCCCGATCCCGGCCACGatccctgtcactgtcactgtcctgATCACTGTCACTGTCCTAATCCCGATCACTGTCACTGTCCCGATCCCGGTCCCGATCCCGATCCCCCCCAGCGGGATGAGCGATCGCAGAGCCCGACAGGGACCGGGTCctgtccccacagagccccCGGATAAAGGCACGAGTGTCCCGGAGTGGAGGCGCCTCCAGGAACTTTCACGCTCGGTCCTGGATCGCTGGATTCCATCGAGCCGCGAATGgtcccctctccctctcccctcctctcctttttattatttaggCGTTTAAATGTATCGATCACCCACTTGtacttatttattcattttcttattatttacgcatttatttatttatcacagaatcattaaggtaGGAAAAGACCCCCGAGGTCAccgagtccaacctgtgacccaACACCAGCCTGTGACCCAGAGCAGACCAGTGTCACATCCACTCTTCCCTTaaacacctgcagggatggtgacaccacctccctgcacagccccttcTGATGTTTGATCACCCTGTCGGTGAAGGAACCCCTCCTGATGTCCATCCTAAACCTCCCCTTAAGCACAGCTTAggtttattgttattatttcttGCTTACTTTTGGTTATTTCTTTATTGCCTGCTTTCTTAcctctatttattttcagagtcACTTGTTGAAGAGTGAAGGTTAAAAGTTATTGGAAGTGGCAAAATGGGCAGTTcttggggagaggagggaggatgaGCTCTTGAAGAATCAATatgcaaaagcagaatttcagtcAACTACAGACACCCCAGTGTTTATTAACTCCAgactgaaacattttctcttttctgctgcacttcttgCACCTGGATTTCTCGTTTTTTTCTGAGCCAAGCTCTTTTAGAATACTCTCTCACAGGGGAATGTGAGAGGAATTCTGTTTATCTCAGTTCTGcaggtcaggaagaaaactctaAAGCTCcttaggatcttgtttctcatgtttatcTGAATGTTATTACAAAACTTGGCAGGCTTTTCTAGACTTTTTGCACAAGTTTAATTCATTTTGCCTTTTGGCTTACTTTGGCTCTGAAGGGACAAAATGGCCCAAATGATGcagttcatttatttttatatttatttgtatctAATTAACAAcagacacgtatattatttttcttaatgactcAATGACCCATCActtgtgtgctgcactgcggcattttctatcTAATCACTCATGATTACTCAAAAActtctagaagaagaaaatgaagaagaaagaaggaaaagagacaacaccttAAATTCTCTATCTtgtcttctattttttaaactagtttaaCTCTTTCACCTAGTGACctaagaaaactttctaatttacacactcacactttaagcttttttatttaaacttaacaattgttttcatgtaacaccatgaaaacataCCTATAAATTTCACCttctatgaaattcagtgttctcctggatctcagaggagacaagggcacacacaTTGTGTTCCAGACTCCAACACAGACCGAGGGGTGGGGATCTCTCCCCACACTCTAAGCCTGTTCCTTGAGCCTCTtgagcagctccctcagctgctcgATCTGGGCGGACACGCTGCTCTTGGCGGTGCCACCCGCGGCCGTGTACTGCTCCACGCTGCTCACCACGCTGAACACCTGCGCCACATCACTGCCAAACagggggctgggggcacagcGGGGCTGTCAGggggctctgggctctgcacagGGCTTTTGGGCACTTTGAAATAACAGAGATACAAACCTGAtgttctgcagctcctccaggctgaggTTGTTGATGGTGATGCCTTTGGTCTCGGCCAGCTGGACGGCTTTGCCTGAGGCCACGTGGGCTTGTCTGAAGGGCATCTGCAGGGGGAAGGGGACAGGGCAGAGGGGACTCAGCTCAGTTCCTCTGCACCCAAaggaatcccagctccagctctccctctgGCACTTACTCCCTTCCGAACCAGGTAGAGAGCCAGGTCAGTGGCCAACATCTCCGGACTCAGCGCCCTCTCCATGTTCTCCTTGCTGATCTGCAGGAGGAGGATCCCAGGGACACGTTACCATCAGCTCCTCCTTGGGGAGGGGTCAAGGTGAGGGGAATTCATCTGGAGCTCTAAAACGATGCTCTGGCCCCctgagcagctggcagaggggacCAAAGTGAGCACCGTGGGCGAGGCACTCAAGTTTTCATTTGGGAGCAATCTGGAGCTCTGCTGTCTGTGCTACTCACAGAATATGCACCATGATGATGCTGAAGAGTGAGAAGATGAGAAGAATCCTTACCTGGAGGGTGGAAATCACTCCAGTGGCAACCTGGAGCACAGCATTCAGGGTGTCTACGACATCAAAGACGGCCTCCTTGTCCTCCTGTGTTGGAACAGCGATGGAAATGGCTCTGAGCCAGCCTGGTGCAGCCCAACAGGTGGAGCaggccaggcagcagagcagggatgtgatCCCAGAGGCTCCTGCCAAGGCACTCAGGGTGACACTGGCAGCATCCCCTCCCTCAGCGCCTTTCCCAGCGCACAGCCAGGGGCTGGGCACAGAGATGgagtgctgggacagctcagGAGCAGGACTGTGTCTGCCcagagagaggctgtggagagGATCAAGTGCTTTACCTGCAGGTCCTTGTTGTAGGTGCTGGGGAGTCCTTTGAGGACCATGAGAactgcagccagctgcagagggaagcaggagaggcACGGAGTGAGGCACAGagcaaagcacagccccagggcaggctcagagcacacagcccttcacaaaggaaaagacaaggaaaaggaGATTCTCCAGCCCCAATATGAGCagtttcctctccctcttcctcctccttgggGCTCACCCGGCCGAACACTCGCCCGGCTTTGCTGCGGATCAGCTCCAGACTGTCGGGGTTCTTCTTCTGAGGCATcaggctgctgccagtgctgggtgGAAGATGAGTGGAGTGCACTGGTGAGCAAAACCctcacccacacacacacatcatcACTGACCCACCCCTCCAAAAGCAATGTGTAGGACCCTCTTCCCTGTACTCCTGTTTTTAGGAAATCAGTGAACTCACTGAGCTGCTCTTTGATTTTGCACCTTGTCTGGAGCTGCCACACAGTCCCACCTCTCACAGAGAAACTTAAAAAGGGGCTCTCCCCTCCAGGCTCCCCCGGGTGGTATCAGCAGGTCAGAATAAGTGTTAGTGTGAtctgagggagggagggcttTGTTTGTGGCACCCCAGAGACAAGGAGTCTGCTGGGATTGCAAACCCAGCCAGGCAAGGAAGGGCTCTGGCAGcgttcccagcacaggaggaagcTCTCTCTGCCCAGAGCTGACACCTACCTGTAGGCATCAGAGAGGGTGAGGAAGCCGAACTCGCTGGTGCTG
It encodes:
- the GUSB gene encoding beta-glucuronidase isoform X1: MAQAASGGGGAGPCPLLLPVLLLFLPGLAAGPAGMLQPRDTPSRERRELGGLWSFRADLSPGRDAGFAQRWYRRPLRQTGPVIDMPVPASFNDITQDPSLENYIGWVWYEKEVLLPLRWLQGDPAPRVVLRFGSAHYYSIVWVNGVQVVEHEGGHLPFEADISSVVQGSPDTLCRITVALNNTLTPHTLPPGSIQYMTDKSRYPRNYFVQNTRFDFFNYAGIHRPVVLYTTPAAYIDDITVTTTSSDSVAMVQYQVAVVGSTASSLSLSLRDQEGKVVATADGPVGELKVLNPNLWWPYLMHENPGYLYSLEVKMQAQVGEALLEDVYTLPVGIRTVHVTSTQFLINGRPFYFHGVNKHEDADIRGKGLDWPLIVKDFNLLRWLGANSFRTSHYPYAEEIMDLCDAYGIVVIDESPGVGIKLPESFGNKSLQHHLAVMEELVRRDKNRPSVVMWSVANEPASELPPAAHYFKTVIAHTKALDPSRPVTFVTDANYALDRGAPYVDVICVNSYFSWYHDPGHLEVIPVQLTAQFENWYKTYQKPIIQSEYGADSVPGLHSDPPLMFSEEYQQAMLREYHSIFDKKRKEYVIGELIWNFADFMTNQGTTRVLGNKKGIFTRQRQPKAAAFVLRDRYWKIANESSCLPPVITSHSLFLK
- the GUSB gene encoding beta-glucuronidase isoform X2; protein product: MAQAASGGGGAGPCPLLLPVLLLFLPGLAAGPAGMLQPRDTPSRERRELGGLWSFRADLSPGRDAGFAQRWYRRPLRQTGPVIDMPVPASFNDITQDPSLENYIGWVWYEKEVLLPLRWLQGDPAPRVVLRFGSAHYYSIVWVNGVQVVEHEGGHLPFEADISSVVQGSPDTLCRITVALNNTLTPHTLPPGSIQYMTDKSRYPRNYFVQNTRFDFFNYAGIHRPVVLYTTPAAYIDDITVTTTSSDSVAMVQYQVAVVGSTASSLSLSLRDQEGKVVATADGPVGELKVLNPNLWWPYLMHENPGYLYSLEIRGKGLDWPLIVKDFNLLRWLGANSFRTSHYPYAEEIMDLCDAYGIVVIDESPGVGIKLPESFGNKSLQHHLAVMEELVRRDKNRPSVVMWSVANEPASELPPAAHYFKTVIAHTKALDPSRPVTFVTDANYALDRGAPYVDVICVNSYFSWYHDPGHLEVIPVQLTAQFENWYKTYQKPIIQSEYGADSVPGLHSDPPLMFSEEYQQAMLREYHSIFDKKRKEYVIGELIWNFADFMTNQGTTRVLGNKKGIFTRQRQPKAAAFVLRDRYWKIANESSCLPPVITSHSLFLK